GGCAATGTcatcagtagtagtagtagtagtagtgatgtCATCACTGGTGATTCCCCTCCTGCATTACAGCAATTAATTGAAGTTCTTGAGAGATTACTGGACAGTCAAAGTGAACCAGTACGTGTTGGAGCAGCTATTGTATTGTACACAATTGGGGCTGGCAATGCTGAGGTAGCATAATAGGTTAAGATAGGTACATTACTATGATCACTTTTACAGACGGAGGAAGTACTATTAGCTTGTCTCACAACATCTGCACCAGCAGAGAGTTGGGCAGCTGTACAATGTCTGGCTCACATTGGGGTGTGTCGTCCTGTAGTGGTGCGGCTACTGATGACACACTTGCACTCATTTCATGACTCCCAGCAACAGTCACAGGCGGCAACACTGTTAGGTCTGCTTAGCCGATCATCAAAGTTGGTTCATGCTATGGTGGCAGAAGAATTGAAGAGTATCAACTGGCAGGAGAGAGTTGCAGCTTGTAAACTGATGCCACTACTACATGAGGGAATCAATAAGGCATGTGGTACACATACCAAGCTGCTCTCACTAGTATGTGCTATAGGATATGTGTGACACCTTGTTGTATCTGATGTTGGAGGACTGGAACCCACAAGTACGCAAGGCAGCTGCCAATGCTTTAGGAGAAACTGGCAATGGaaaagtgtgtttgtgtgtgcatgcgtgggtgttctaatagaacagctgTTACTGAGCTGTATATTCTATTAGGAATTTATGTTTATACATGCCATGAACCATTTTAGTACACGTATGCACACACTGCTATGTTATTGTACATTTCAAAGGTACTACATGATGAGTTACAAAGAAGACTATCTGAAGGAAATGAGGTGAAGAGGATGGATGCTCTCAGGAAGGTACTTGTTATCAACAAATCAAACATGGTATTACCAGCCACATCAGATTTATACCCTCAAGCTGATGACACCAAAATTACTGCCAGTGTTTCTCTCATGTCTTACTGATGAGTACATTTCTATCAAGATAGAGGCCATATCAGTTAGTAACAGCAGTTATTTGGTGTATGGTATTTGTATGTGTTCAACAGATAGCAGGCGGTTTACAACTGCAGGATGGTAGTGTGATTGAGAAATTGTTAGCCTTACTGCACGACACCTGCTGGAAGATCAGAGCACATGCAATCAAAGGTACATACACACAAGAGGACAACAATTACTACCAATGATTTTAGCATTAGGTGATATTGGATTTGTGAGCAATGATGTTACCAAGTCACTTCTATGGTGTGCTCGTAATGATCGTGTGCCTGTAGTCAGGAGGCAGGCTTGTCATGCCATTGCTTGTCTTCATATCACCACAGACACAACGGTAACCACTTTGAAGAACATGTTAGAATTAGATGATGACCAGGATGTTCAACGGTAATACTTGATCTTTAAAGAAGACAAATGTACACATGATATATTGTGTAGTGAAGTTGCTGAGACACTCATCAAACTTGGCTTTGACCCAGAACCAAGTCACAGTACTGCTGACATGATAACTGAAGAAATAAAAAGGCTGAGTACTCAAGAGGCCATTACTCAACGAATCATGCAGCAATCTCCATCATCTCGTTGTAGCTCAAGAAGTTCTCGCTTTACTGGCTCATCACGGCCACCAACGGCTTGTGAAAAGCCTGGGCACAAAAATCAAACTGTACACAATCAGACAAATTCCCCATCACATCTAGTAAAGCTACCAGAAAAAACATGGACGCCAGACACAGCCTTCATTAATGGCCAATTGGAATTGATTAGAAGAAAATGTGTGATAAACATGTAAAAATAGAAAACGATTTAAATATTAGTAAAGTGATTCAATCAATTCTTTATGTTTCTTCATTACCACTGGTCTCTTTAGTTTTAGTGTTGGTGCTGCGTGTTACAAAAGTTAAAATCATTCTACATAAATCACTATTTCTTACTTAGTTCACCTCCAGCAATTGAGAAATCTTTTTCTAAAATAACCCACTTCACAATCTGTTGAGAAGTACAGATGATAACTGTTAATTTCATCTCACTATAAACCTTGTGTGGTTTAGCAATTGCTTTTTTATTTGCCTCGTCTATTCCTTTCTTGATCAGCTTCAACACATTAGCATCTCCTCTGTCTTGTACGATTTCTGTGACTGTAGTGGCTGAACTGCCAGCAAGTCGACACTCAACAATGGCCGACTCTGACAACTGATCTGTTGGTAAACCGGATTTATCATCTGTCACCGTCTACAACAGACAGGTATCAGTGAGTGGCTAGCTACTGCAATGTACCTTTAGTGTCAGTAAACAGGAGAGGTATTTCATCTGGTCACCTACAACCATAGCATTACTGACAATATGTAGTTGTTCTTTGACAGCATTTTCTATTGGTACTGGTGGAATATTCTCCCCTCCAGCAGTGATGATTAGTTCTACAGGTTGAGTGGTGCTAAACATGACAAAAATGGCTGGTTTATTGTACCCTTTAGTCTGCCAGTTATAAACAGGTATCTATCCTGTGGAGAAAACAGCATAGTAAACTGTCACATAGTGATGTTGTGTTACCGCATCAATGAAGCCAAGGTCACCTGATTTCAACCAGCCATCTTCAGTAAATTCACttgctgttttctcagggtttCTCAAGTAACCCATAAACACATGTCTGCCAAAGATTAGCACCTATTAAACACGCAACTAAATACAGGACTTCTAATACAACCTCATTACCTCTCCTTGCCCACTAACATCTGGATTATTGATACGTAATTTGACTCCAGAGGGCTCCTTGCCAGCAGCACGATACCTCATGGCTCGTTCCACACTTATTGTTGTTGGTCCTGTGGTCTCCGTCATACCATACATTTCATGTAGCACAATGTTCACACTGAGGAAATATGATAACGTCTCCTCGCTAATAGGAGCAGCACCAGTCATAGGGAAGTGACAACGATCCAATCCTAAGGCAGTCTTAATCTACAACCAACACTAAGTAGCATGTAAGCACTGCTCAACCCACCCTCTTGAAGTACAAGTAGTTAGCTACACCCCAACCAAACGGAGTTCCCTTCCTACACAATAATACTCTTCACAGACCATTTAACATAGCCATACCCAGCCATCTTGTTGTGGTTGCCCTTCAAGCCTACAGTCTTGGCCCACGATGATATACGAGCCTTCAAGCCTGTGAGACTGTTAGCCACTAACTGCATACCCTCTGCAATCTTCTCCCATACTCTGTGTGTACGAAGTGTGACCAGTGACTAAGCTGCATGCATGTCATCATGATCACCTTGGTACACCAAGAAATATTGTAGGCCTGACTTCCTTCATTGTTTGTATGAGAGAGCCCTGGAAAGAGCCAGCATATTTGCATACTGTGTCTGTGTAATCTACTCACCTTCATGGCATCTGGCTGGGCAAACCAAACAGTACCAGCAGATGACAATGGTACATATATATCTATGAGTTGGGAGGCAATGTGGCTTAGTGGCAAGTAGCTGACAAAGTGCTCTGCGCCCATCGATGCTTTAGTATACTGTATCACTCTATTACACATCCATGTGACCTACAAGATGTTGTATATGTTCATACAGTAGTCCTTAGTGCATTATGACATACATTATCATGGCTGATCATAACTCCTTTAGGAGTACCAGTTGTGCCTGACTGTGTGGGGGTTAACATGACACATACATTGACACACTGCTAGTGTATAAGACTCACAGTATAAATAACACTGCAACAAGTGTTTGGCTTGTTTAATTTCATCCTCTCATACAGCTTTTCAGAGCTTTGTCGAGCTCCAAGCTGCATAACAGCCTTCCACTATAAATTATATATCAATTATAACACAACCATGTAAACTATACAATTCCTTACATCCATGACGTTCTGTTCAGATTTTGTCCCATCTGCAGAACAATTTATTATTACCTTAAGATGAGGCAGGTTGTGACGACATGTCAGTATTTTATGTATCTGGTAGTCATTCTCAACTACAATGATATTAGCTTGACAGTCGCCTGCTATAAACTGGCACACATCAGGATTACTGGTCAGGTAAATACCCACAGATTGACCACTGCAGGGATGAAGACAATTATAATATTGCTGTGCACGTCACTCTTACCCAGCCATCATAGCAGCCATATGGGACATTAACCACTCGGGTGAGTTGTAGCCAAGGAGGCACACACCATGCTGGGGTTCTAAGCCAAGCTGTAGTGTGAAACATAGCTATTTGAGGAGTGCAGTGTGCTTCTTACTTCAATGAAGGCTTTAGCAACAGTCTGACAATTGTTGTAATATTTATCATAAGTCCAGTGATGCCAAGTACCCATTTTCTTGATAGCAATTGCTGGATTTTTTCTATATTTTTCAACAGTCTTTCGAAACATGTCAAGGACAGTGTAAGGTGGTTCAGCAGCTGTACCTTCCTCTCCCATCCTTAACTTCACTTCCTTTGAAGGATCAGTGACCCAATAACTATTCAGATGGTCACTGGAAATCTCCTCCTCTTTAATAGCATCCACTCTAGGTGCAGCAAATTCATCATCTCTGTCAAACAGTTGATTTGCTGCTTCTTCCTCTGAGCCCATATCAACATAGCAAGACAATCGCTTGACAATGTTCTCGTCTTCATCAGCAGTAATATCCGTCTCCACTGGAGGGCTGCAAACATATGCTGCGTTATGCAGTTAGTTGCATCAACTGTTCCCTTACTTCGTTAAATTAACGTCATCTTCATCCAAACCACCATCTGCCATATCAGCAGCACTTATCAGACGGCTACCTCGATAATCAAGATGATAATAGCACGTGCACCCTGTTCACGTAATAAAACGTAAACGCGGGAGCTTTAAATAAACTTTTTATAACGCTCATCACTCCCTTACCACGCCTACACTGCAGCAGCGAATGGACGGAAACTTGGTAGCAGCAGTGACCGATGAGGACTACACGTTAGTTTGTCGCTTGTATATGTCCAGTGTATAGAGCTCTCTCTGGGTCTTAAATATTCAAACTATACTGAACTATCCTAATATAATGACAGatcagtggcggaggaagtagttgatatgagggggggctccgctgggctgacccagatttatttctatagtttggtaaggtgagaccaaaaaaaaaaaaaaaaaggtcacaaccaactgacaagagttttccacttcaccagctaccatttctagctgataactacataaaaatccttacatagctcgctacacactgactactttattaagagtgactgctctattagagtatctcgatctttatcacggtcttcAAGAAAGATNNNNNNNNNNNNNNNNNNNNNNNNNNNNNNNNNNNNNNNNNNNNNNNNNNNNNNNNNNNNNNNNNNNNNNNNNNNNNNNNNNNNNNNNNNNNNNNNNNNNNNNNNNNNNNNNNNNNNNNNNNNNNNNNNNNNNNNNNNNNNNNNNNNNNNNNNNNNNNNNNNNNNNNNNNNNNNNNNNNNNNNNNNNNNNNNNNNNNNNNAGACTATTGCATTTACTCATGGGAGTTTGTAAAACATGGAATAAACTCAATGATATTATGTTGTATTCACTTTTAGCACCATCAAAAGGACTGTGTCATCACAACAAAAACTGACAGCGATGGAGCCATCTGGTGTACACATTTCTGCAAACAGTGATAATGAAGACATCATTAGCCTGTTGGCCAGTCAGTGGCCAGCCCATGTTAACACTGCAAGTGATGATGGAACTACTCCACTACATGTTGCCAGTACCTATGGTCAACTCAATGCAGTGAAGGCGCTTGTAGAGAATGGAGCAGATCCTTTTGCTGTTGACCAAGAAGGCATGACACCATTAGACTGTAGCATGAGAGAAGGACAGGTGCAGTGCATACAATACTACAAAGAGTTGGGCATTAGACCCGACTGTGATGAAGAAGAGGGAGAGGATAGTATGGCATTAGCATACACTACAATGTTGATGGAGAGCACATTTGTTGACTACCACGAGGATGACACAACTATGTGTTCCATTGAAGAGACTACAATACTACAAGACAGTACAATGTTGGAGGAGACATTTGACCTGACTGATGTGCAACAATTCAGCAACTCAATGCTTAGAAGGAAGCTGCAAGAGATGGGAGAGAAGCCTGGTCCTGTGAATGACCTCACTAGGCATGCGTACCTCCGATACCTACACAAGCTCCAAACTGGATTGTTGTCACCACAAAAACAACAAGAAAAGAACAGTAAGTAATGACTGCTTGACATTTGAGTTATGTGGTTACACACTACCTTTAACAAAACACTAGCCAACTGAAACTAAAATTCCTTACCAAAACAAtgctcacacacacgcacgcacgcacgcacgcacgcacgcacgcacgcacgcacgcacgcacgcacacacacacacactattgcAATTATTTTCAACAGGTTACAAGTATGAGCTAGCTTTGTGCTTGTCCGGAGCATTACCCCTTCCAGACCATACCCATTACCAACAAATTGAGAAGAAACTGTTTTCTGATTTGAATGTGGAGTCAGCCACCAAGAGGAGTACTCGAAACTGCTTTAACTATTTACTGATTGACCCTCGGATTTCAAGGTTGATTTCAACAACAGTTGGTGACCTGGACAAATTCAGGCTGTTCGTAGAAGCCATTTTCTATATTGGAAAGGGACAGAAAGATCGTCCCTTACAGCACCTTGTAGATGCTAAGGAAAGTCAAGTGAATGCTCCCAACAAGGTCAGTGTACACGCTATACATACAAATTACACAAACACATTTCaaacacactgtacacacatacacccaCTATTCTACAGGCTAGATCCAGCAAGCTTCAGAGAATATTGGACATTTGGAAGCAGGGCAATGGAGTGGTGTCATTGCACTGCTTTCATAGTGCATTAGCTGCTGAGGCTTTTACCAGAGAAGCCTGTATGGTGGAAGCAGtaggtgtgtgttgtgtgtagtggaGGACACCTAGTGTCCCTGTGTTGGCATGATAGTAAACCAGCATGCACTATTttagtgtatgcatgtgtgtccTTTCACAGGCTTACCAAACCTTACGAACATCAAGAGGGGACAATATTATGGCATCTGTACATCATGGCCGATACAGAAGAAGAGACAACTTGGAGTGTACCTCCTACATAAAGCATATCACATGTTCCTTGTTGAGGGTGAACAACAAATATTCCCCTACAATTTATAGTCTTCTCACCTGTAATATTTTTGTGCGTCGTGTGTTTAGTTACCCCCTTCCTCTCATTTCACTTTGTTTTGCATCTTAGTTTTTGTATATACAACAGATATATTGTTAACTTATGAAGATATTAGAGAGTCCAGCTGTGAATAAATATTGTTTCTGTTTCGTATAGCCTTCCATGCGGCATCTTTCTCCTTCTTGCTGGGTGCCTTTTTCTTCTGCTTGTATTGCTGGTGGAGGCACACATGGTGACACTATTACATGCTGTATACTTACTGCTATCATTCTGAGCCACTTCAGTACATCTTCATCTGCTTCCTTTGCTTGTCTTTTAATCTCTTGTCTCTTCATTTCAACTTTGGCAGCATTTTCCAGTTTCTCCCTCTGAGCTCTGTTATACGCTACCTACAACATAATGTATTCCATTTGTATCATTGGCCTATTGTACACACCACTGTCTTTAGTTCCTCTTGCTTTCTCTTTAACTCAGTCAAgatctcatcatcatcaggctTAGCCTTCACCTATTAACAACACACATTCTTAGTAGCTGGTTCATATATAAAGGTTCTGGAACCTCTGTTTCATCACACAGTCCTAATGACACAAGTTCCCTTTTAATTCGCTCTTCTAGACAGTTTGGTTCAACCACAGGAACAGGCTTGCCATCTGGCAGTCTCCCTAGTAAAGGTTTTGTCTCTGTTGGATTGTCCTCAACAAAAGCCTATGGGAACAACAGGaataatgtagtgtgtgtgtgtgtgatgtttaATGTAGCCAGTGTCTGTTACTCACAGATATTAGCCTTTGTGTTAATGGTCCATAAGGGCAAGCAGCCTTCTTTATTTCATCTAGGGATGGCGTGGCAGTATCTGCAGATGAGGTACACAGtaacacttgttgacaaaagtGAATAAGTCACCAGATAACTTCTCTTCCATGTCTCCAAATTGCTGTTCCTTCTGCATCTCCACCATTGCCCACTTCTGTGCATAGTGTTTGCCAAGTGGAGGGATCTTGTAGTACTCCTGTTCCTCATCATGCTGCACTAAACTGATCAGCTGCTACACAAGCCCCTTCCCCAAACTAACCGTCATGTTGTTCTCGTACAGCAGTGTCAGATCATTGTTGGTGATATCGGAACAGTAGGGCTCCACTGATGACCAGAACCGATCCACTGCATCCAGTTTACTGTGCAGGTGCTATTAAACATTATAGATAGAGTATTAATTGTGTACCGAATTGGCTGCGAGGCATCTCGAGGCTCTTCATCAAATGGATCTTGTAGCTTAACCTGATCATAATCACTCATGATCAAGGCTTTTGTAGTTTCGTTATAACAGGTTTTACCTGTTTTGCTTTTCTACCAACAGTACTTGATTCACCTGTTAGGTCAGTGTAACACTTGTGGTCACTGGTAAGGTGGAAGGCTCACTTTCACTCCTTTTCCGTTTTATTGGAACTGAAACACTGACAGTACTCTCTGACCTTTGTCTGCAAAAAGGGGGACTGGCTCATGAATTCAAATGCATGATAAGTGATGTTGTAGTCATTGCTACTACTAGTATGTATGCAAAGGGTTACAATTTTTGTGGATATGAGAATTTCTACAAAACTTGTCAAATTTCACTACAAACCTTCCAACTTGGCTGCAACTCACTAAGGCAAAGCATTTAGGGTCTTCTGGTTACATTCGATTTAAATTTTATGGCAATGGTGGGAGTCAAGACAATGATTTTTAACTGCTTTAATGGACTACAGGAAATTCCTAGATGATTATTCTAGTGATCTGATAGTGATAATGAAACATGTGAAACACTATAATACTGGGAAGCTTCATAACAAAGCAAAGAAAAGTACAAGCAACAGAGTCTCGGACAGTATATTGTATAAAATACAGCAGAAAGAATTCATCATGGCCTTAAGTTAGCTACCTCATGTGATATGGATGGAACAGTCATGTAGGATGGCAGATGATTGTAGCTACGTAAGTTACGCAGTGGCAGTGAGTAAACAGCAGTGAATAGGTTTAGCTATAGGCAATCAATCAATTCATGTATTGAAAACTTGTTTTTTGAGCCCTCACGAATGTTGGTTATCCATACACCTTACAAGTAAACAAGTGTTAATTCACCCACACAATTATTTTTTCAGAGGTGTCACCAGTACAACATAATTACTGCATAAGtgcatgcaaaaaaaaaacttttagcATCCACAAAAATCCTTTCCCTCGATTGAAATGGATCACATGAGCTACTCACTTCTTTGGCACCACCCATTCATTGAGGACCATGAGTTctgactctaataaattaatGCGGCTGCAAGACAACAACATAATGGTCAAATCTGCTACACTGGCAACACTAACTAACTTATGTACGCTGGCCTGTAGTGACAATAGGTCTGCCTTAAGCCCATCCAATTCATCCAACTGTATATCATCATCAGCTATAGTACACAAAGGAACATATTCACACATGTAAATTAATTCACCTCTGGTGGAATACATAACCTGTTCGGTCAAGAACTGATGAATATAAGACACAATTCTGTAGGAATAAACATCAACACAATCACTAGGGTCTTATGTTGTAATATCTTACTGTCAAGTGTTGAAGCTGGCGGAATTCGTAAAATTGCAGGGGGCATGGCTGGTACTACAAAAATGAAACACTATACGCACTGTACTGTGTTGTATCACGTACTTCATTAGGTGAAAATTCAGATACACTCATTTTCTATGTAAAGCCCACCAAGAAGGTCACGTAATCACGCGAGGGTCTACTGCTATGGATTATAATGAAGACACCGACACTTGCCAGCTTAATGCTGCATCGAATGTGACATACAAGTTACCTAATAGCGCAATAGACATCTGCCTGATATACGGGATTGATGAAAATACCGACCGGTGCCTAAAGCCTCTCAACTTCACAGAAAAATTGCAAAGTGATAGTTCAGCTTTACAGGTCAGTATAGCATTTAGTTACAGTGTGGTGTGTTCTATGGTGAAGTGTTGTGTTTGCATCACCATAGCAAGTGTTAGAGAAACTGCACGGATATGAAGTGGAGCCCTACAGTTTGGCTGTGATCAATGCTACACTAACACACTTTCCTCACTTCAGTAGCGGCAGCCTTGATGACAGTATCATGAGCATGGACACAAATGTGGATGACAAGGCGTTGGGGATTTCTTGGGATGTAGTGAAGACCGTGCAAAAGTTTTTCTTCCCAGGTCAGTCTTACAGCATGTGAACAAATTTTGCAAACCATTTCACATACCAGGAAAAAAATCAACTAGCACCACTGATTGGGTATTATAGCTTTGTTtttttatcaggcattttcacTTGGGGATGTGTTGTTTGAGAGTCACCTTTTTTCTCCAAGCTTAAAGTTTGGCTTTTGCATTTTGGCAAGAATGTCCGGCTCATTGGGAAGCAGTGATACATTCGTGGGTGGATAGGCATGTATAACTGACCAAACCAGTTTTAACTGCTATAAGGAGCTCACAAAGATTTATAACTTTACCTCTAGGTTTTAGGGTTAAATCATCAAACATCTTGTGTTTTTAAAAACTCATTCCACTACTGGACAACAATCTatgctattaccatgaaattcCCATGATCCtgtgaaatacccatgaaagtttCAGATGATATTGTTTTCATGGGTATtaaaatacccatgaaatgctGGGGTAAAATATTGTATCCATGAATTACCCATGAACAagtgagttttcatgggtttgtattGTATACCATGAAAGACCTTTGAAATCACACCACCAAAGAAAATCCTATGGAAAAcctataaatgtatttcattggcTTTCCACACATTTTTTATTGGTGTGATTTCACAGGTTTTTCATgggttgtacatacatacaaacccaTGAGCTTACTCGTTCCTGGGTTTTTCATTGGTACATTATATTCATTTCATaggtatttcattacccatgaaaaataccaactgcaactttcatgggtatttcaaggTGATCATGGGAATTCCATGGTAATAGCACGGATATATTGTCCAGTAGTGTTCAGCCCCAATTCCTCAGTGTCTGTACCTTTTATTCTAATGGGCGATTATAGATCCGTACATCATGCTCTTGAAACCTTCTTTCAACGGCTTTCCTACAAGTgctacattgtacatacttttTGGCAGCAGTCTTGGCTTGTTTGGTTGGGCAATCACACATGAAAGTAGTTATGTCATAGCATAGATATTGGCATACCAGCTAGCATACCCAACATAGAACACAGTCAAACTCCTTGTGGAATTGAAATTCCATGTGGCCAGAATGGCAGTTTGTGGTTTAACCATCAGAAGTGAGATTTCAGTATCAATGTGTGCaattgttttaatttcttttgtttagttgttttacacCGTCTCAATGGACGCTATTGTTTTTTTGTCCCCCTGTTGTGAAAAGCAGAAATCTAGTTCCACTAGTGGAATAATGCTGCAGTGCCATGAAGTTTTACACTGTGCTATTGAAAGATGTTGCCACTACTTAGGCACATTATCGTGGTGTCTGCATTTTGAAAACTTGGACTTACTTTCTACACTACAGGGAGACAAAATATGGAgaccaagaattcataatatacAACTCTTGCTGAGACCAATAACATTCAACGATATCAAAAAACCCCTCAAGACCAACAAAACAAGCTTTCCCAAAGATTATCATGAAACACTGAACAATCATAGAAAGTGTTTTAAGGCCATCCAGATCAGAAGATACATGTCATTGTTGCCGATCACATTTCCTTGCCTCTATATCTATGATCACATGAACAACCTCATCTGTCTAGCTAGGGTTAAATTGTTGCCTCCCTCCATTATGAACCCTGCTCGTAATACTGCTAGACTCCTGAAAATAGAATGTATATAACTAATTTCCCTTGACGAGGTATAATGGCTCGAAGACTTAGAAGTTGCATGTCTCAAAAACACTGTTAATTAGACCTGTTTCCCCCATATTCAGTCACATTGTATATGTGTTATACAGATGGGACAAGGATTGAGGTGACGGATGAACAACCTCTTGCTAGTACCATGTCCACTGTTTTAACGGACATCGATGGTCGCAGGACATACTGTACTGGGCTACGATTCTACCGACCATTTACCGTGAAAGAAGTTTGTTAGTGTGACCAGGAGTGCATCGAATTCCGTGGACAAGGTCCTTGTTCAAATCCTTTTGATTCGCTCCTGGTGTGACAGTGTGTGTGGTGAAGTTTATGTGTTCTATCTATCCAGCATGAAAACCAAACCTTCGCACTTAATGCTTGTTCAAGAAAAGGTTAGTCCTTAGTATATATGTGGCTGTTATTCTGTGTGTATATTGTTAATAGATAGTCCTCCTGGTACGAAATTGGTGTACGTGCCAAGCTGTGCAGTGTTCCAATCATCCGTTCCTTGCTACAACCTCCAAAAAGAGCTCTTGTCATGGTGTGTGTCGACTGATTGGCTAGCCTAACCACATGTGTCATCTCATAGTTTACTGCACAATCTGGCACAGAAAGATGACCTGAAGTTTTGGGATGTTCTGCAAAAATTTGTGAAGAAGCTGTTCTGGATACCGGTGCCTCCTCCAGGAAGACTATGCACCGTTAGTCATCTTGTGGTGTTTTGGTAGAAGAGCTTTAGTAACCATCATTGTACATGAACACAGTAGAATCTATCACAACAGTGAAAATCCGCCTGTATAAACAGGTGATAAGTACCACGCAAGGTGTTGACTTTTAATTCTCCAATTAGTTGGTTAGTTTGCCTTCTAATGAGACCAGTAGCACCAAAATAGAACCAACCTTGACAGGTACTTCTGTTTGATCTTGGCATTACTTGCTTAGAATGTACCCTATGGTTATACAAATATATCCTTGTTTCAGACAATTTTACCAAGGCAGTGTGTTTATTTGTTTAAATGTACTCTTGCAGGAGTTCAGTGTTGGTGACTATTGTGGTAGTATATGTCCTCCCTTATCAGGTGAGTCTATCTAGTATACATGGCAGAACATTTGAAGATTTTTCAGTTTTTGTTGTATTTCTCTGTGTTAATATTCCTATAGCATAATAA
The Dysidea avara chromosome 7, odDysAvar1.4, whole genome shotgun sequence genome window above contains:
- the LOC136262460 gene encoding HEAT repeat-containing protein 4-like, with product MSEMSELYAVGHGVSVPTVRGYSGGKERCVSAGSPGTKRRSGSGIKGKKVSGNLSPLNHTKLNFTREVVQQRSPHTITYSQTKLDSIFDPCILPPAQTLAASGKTKRKGHPVLPKKHSCVHKETSTILPPIDSPRYSTGQIKQHQVEDLIQDVPASKTDFLTQLHEGIMPIHRVNAKRGTIQLGDVEYNVPLQASYPNEPNEWCKSINTSLLNKITKGRPQWTGLPQPIEPPPAMEWSEEQTYPVDISNSYQPPAEHPNDDIVDETKEYIKIVREWYGKWGISPCLQGVTITSLLTQLSSINEGVQLTALATCGKVASVGIGNVISSSSSSSDVITGDSPPALQQLIEVLERLLDSQSEPVRVGAAIVLYTIGAGNAETEEVLLACLTTSAPAESWAAVQCLAHIGVCRPVVVRLLMTHLHSFHDSQQQSQAATLLGLLSRSSKLVHAMVAEELKSINWQERVAACKLMPLLHEGINKDMCDTLLYLMLEDWNPQVRKAAANALGETGNGKVLHDELQRRLSEGNEVKRMDALRKIYTLKLMTPKLLPVFLSCLTDEYISIKIEAISIAGGLQLQDGSVIEKLLALLHDTCWKIRAHAIKALGDIGFVSNDVTKSLLWCARNDRVPVVRRQACHAIACLHITTDTTVTTLKNMLELDDDQDVQREVAETLIKLGFDPEPSHSTADMITEEIKRLSTQEAITQRIMQQSPSSRCSSRSSRFTGSSRPPTACEKPGHKNQTVHNQTNSPSHLVKLPEKTWTPDTAFINGQLELIRRKCVINM
- the LOC136262461 gene encoding long-chain-fatty-acid--CoA ligase ACSBG2-like isoform X1; this translates as MADGGLDEDDVNLTNPPVETDITADEDENIVKRLSCYVDMGSEEEAANQLFDRDDEFAAPRVDAIKEEEISSDHLNSYWVTDPSKEVKLRMGEEGTAAEPPYTVLDMFRKTVEKYRKNPAIAIKKMGTWHHWTYDKYYNNCQTVAKAFIELGLEPQHGVCLLGYNSPEWLMSHMAAMMAGGQSVGIYLTSNPDVCQFIAGDCQANIIVVENDYQIHKILTCRHNLPHLKVIINCSADGTKSEQNVMDWKAVMQLGARQSSEKLYERMKLNKPNTCCSVIYTSGTTGTPKGVMISHDNVTWMCNRVIQYTKASMGAEHFVSYLPLSHIASQLIDIYVPLSSAGTVWFAQPDAMKGSLIQTMKEVRPTIFLGVPRVWEKIAEGMQLVANSLTGLKARISSWAKTVGLKGNHNKMAGKGTPFGWGVANYLYFKRIKTALGLDRCHFPMTGAAPISEETLSYFLSVNIVLHEMYGMTETTGPTTISVERAMRYRAAGKEPSGVKLRINNPDVSGQGEVLIFGRHVFMGYLRNPEKTASEFTEDGWLKSGDLGFIDADRYLFITGRLKELIITAGGENIPPVPIENAVKEQLHIVSNAMVVGDQMKYLSCLLTLKTVTDDKSGLPTDQLSESAIVECRLAGSSATTVTEIVQDRGDANVLKLIKKGIDEANKKAIAKPHKIVKWVILEKDFSIAGGELTPTLKLKRPVVMKKHKELIESLY
- the LOC136262461 gene encoding long-chain-fatty-acid--CoA ligase ACSBG2-like isoform X2, whose amino-acid sequence is MGTWHHWTYDKYYNNCQTVAKAFIELGLEPQHGVCLLGYNSPEWLMSHMAAMMAGGQSVGIYLTSNPDVCQFIAGDCQANIIVVENDYQIHKILTCRHNLPHLKVIINCSADGTKSEQNVMDWKAVMQLGARQSSEKLYERMKLNKPNTCCSVIYTSGTTGTPKGVMISHDNVTWMCNRVIQYTKASMGAEHFVSYLPLSHIASQLIDIYVPLSSAGTVWFAQPDAMKGSLIQTMKEVRPTIFLGVPRVWEKIAEGMQLVANSLTGLKARISSWAKTVGLKGNHNKMAGKGTPFGWGVANYLYFKRIKTALGLDRCHFPMTGAAPISEETLSYFLSVNIVLHEMYGMTETTGPTTISVERAMRYRAAGKEPSGVKLRINNPDVSGQGEVLIFGRHVFMGYLRNPEKTASEFTEDGWLKSGDLGFIDADRYLFITGRLKELIITAGGENIPPVPIENAVKEQLHIVSNAMVVGDQMKYLSCLLTLKTVTDDKSGLPTDQLSESAIVECRLAGSSATTVTEIVQDRGDANVLKLIKKGIDEANKKAIAKPHKIVKWVILEKDFSIAGGELTPTLKLKRPVVMKKHKELIESLY